The proteins below come from a single Rhodococcus sp. WMMA185 genomic window:
- a CDS encoding DEAD/DEAH box helicase, with the protein MEAAAAQIVGTEAYLAQTEPAKPSGPLRAWQRRALTKYLSTGPRDFLAVATPGAGKTTFALRVASELLRDRTVDQVTVVAPTEHLKHQWAESAARSGIALDSYFSNSTGQTSSDYQGVVVTYAQVASHPFKHRVRTESKRTLVILDEIHHGGDAKSWGEAIREAFGDATRRLALTGTPFRSDDSAIPFVAYEPDREGLMRSKADYAYGYSDALADGVVRPVVFLAYSGEARWRNNAGEEFSARLGEPLSAEQTARAWRTALDPAGEWIPAVLHAADTRLGQLRAGGMPDAGGLVIATDQTVARSYARTLTEVTGEEPAVVLSDDPTASKRIAEFSASTQKWMVAVRMVSEGVDVPRLAVGVYATSASTPLYFAQAIGRFVRSRSKGETASVFLPSVPVLLDLASQLEAQRDHVLGKPHREKDGFDDDLLADANKQKDELGEEEKAFTSLGADAELDQVIYDGSSFGTATFSGSDEEADYLGLPGLLDADQMRALLRQRQSEQLAKQKATQAEPTEVPQVAERVAAAGQLAQLRRELNSLVAMQHHKTGKSHGTIHAELRRVCGGPPTAIATVEQLTERISTLRRW; encoded by the coding sequence ATGGAAGCCGCGGCGGCGCAAATTGTAGGAACCGAGGCTTATCTGGCGCAGACGGAACCGGCCAAGCCCTCGGGACCCCTTCGCGCGTGGCAGCGTCGTGCTTTGACGAAGTATCTGTCCACCGGACCTCGAGACTTCTTGGCGGTCGCGACGCCAGGTGCGGGCAAGACCACCTTCGCGTTGCGTGTCGCGTCGGAATTGTTGCGTGACCGCACCGTCGATCAGGTGACCGTGGTCGCCCCCACCGAGCACCTCAAACATCAGTGGGCTGAATCTGCGGCTCGCAGCGGTATCGCGCTCGATTCGTACTTCTCGAATTCGACCGGGCAAACATCGAGCGACTATCAAGGTGTGGTGGTGACGTATGCGCAGGTTGCGTCCCATCCGTTCAAACACCGAGTCCGGACGGAGAGCAAGCGCACGCTGGTCATCCTTGACGAGATCCACCACGGTGGTGACGCAAAGAGCTGGGGCGAGGCCATCCGCGAAGCGTTCGGCGACGCCACCCGCCGTCTTGCGCTGACCGGAACGCCGTTCCGCAGCGACGACAGCGCGATCCCGTTCGTGGCCTACGAACCCGACCGCGAAGGGTTGATGCGGTCGAAGGCCGATTACGCGTACGGCTACTCCGACGCTCTTGCGGACGGAGTCGTTCGGCCAGTGGTGTTCCTCGCATATTCGGGCGAGGCTCGCTGGCGAAACAATGCGGGCGAGGAGTTCTCCGCGCGCCTCGGCGAACCGCTCAGTGCGGAGCAAACCGCGCGGGCGTGGCGAACGGCGCTGGATCCGGCAGGAGAGTGGATTCCGGCGGTTCTGCACGCCGCCGACACGCGACTCGGTCAGTTGAGGGCCGGTGGCATGCCGGACGCGGGCGGGCTGGTGATTGCGACAGATCAGACTGTGGCCCGCTCCTACGCGAGAACGCTCACAGAAGTCACCGGGGAAGAGCCGGCGGTGGTGCTCTCGGACGATCCGACAGCATCGAAACGGATTGCGGAGTTCAGTGCGAGCACGCAGAAGTGGATGGTCGCCGTTCGTATGGTGTCGGAAGGTGTCGACGTTCCGCGGCTGGCGGTAGGTGTGTACGCCACCAGCGCGTCCACCCCGCTGTACTTCGCCCAGGCGATCGGGCGGTTCGTCCGCTCACGCAGCAAGGGCGAGACCGCGAGCGTGTTCCTTCCGTCCGTGCCAGTGCTGCTCGACCTCGCCAGCCAGCTCGAGGCTCAGCGCGACCACGTGCTGGGCAAACCGCACAGGGAAAAGGACGGGTTCGACGACGACCTCCTCGCCGACGCGAACAAGCAGAAGGACGAACTCGGAGAGGAAGAGAAGGCGTTCACTTCGCTGGGCGCCGATGCCGAGCTCGACCAGGTGATCTACGACGGCTCTTCCTTCGGAACGGCTACCTTTTCGGGGTCCGACGAGGAGGCCGACTACCTGGGCCTGCCTGGTTTGCTCGACGCCGATCAGATGCGTGCCCTGCTACGTCAACGTCAGTCCGAACAGCTTGCCAAGCAGAAGGCCACGCAGGCGGAGCCGACCGAGGTCCCGCAGGTGGCCGAGCGGGTCGCGGCCGCAGGCCAGCTCGCGCAGCTGCGTCGGGAACTGAACAGTCTCGTTGCAATGCAGCACCACAAGACGGGCAAGTCACACGGCACCATCCACGCTGAGCTGCGTCGTGTGTGTGGTGGACCTCCCACAGCGATCGCTACGGTCGAGCAGCTGACCGAGAGAATTTCCACGCTGCGGAGGTGGTGA
- a CDS encoding DUF4193 domain-containing protein, with amino-acid sequence MATDYDAPRRTESDEVSEDSLEELKARRNEAQSAVVDIDEADTAESFELPGADLSGEELSVRVVPKRDDEFTCSSCFLVHHRSRLASDADGVLVCRDCAA; translated from the coding sequence ATGGCAACTGACTACGACGCACCGCGGCGAACAGAATCCGACGAGGTTTCGGAAGATTCGCTGGAGGAATTGAAAGCGCGCCGCAACGAGGCGCAATCGGCAGTGGTCGACATCGACGAGGCCGATACCGCGGAATCGTTCGAATTGCCCGGCGCGGATCTGTCGGGGGAAGAACTCTCGGTGCGGGTCGTGCCCAAGCGGGACGACGAGTTCACGTGCTCGAGTTGTTTCCTGGTGCATCACCGAAGCCGACTCGCCAGCGATGCCGACGGGGTACTGGTTTGCAGGGACTGCGCGGCCTGA
- the dut gene encoding dUTP diphosphatase — translation MHVSDLSPGLPAGAAPALPPVAIQRLDPGVPIPQRAHDGDAGVDLCSTTDVTIEPGRRVLVGTGVAIALPMGTVGLVHPRSGLAAKSGLSVVNTPGTIDAGYRGEIKVCLINHDLDVPIEIRRGDRIAQLVVQRVELVSFVEVDFLDDTTRGSDGHGSSGGHASLFGHREGA, via the coding sequence GTGCATGTGAGCGACCTATCTCCCGGCCTCCCTGCCGGCGCCGCCCCTGCCCTTCCGCCCGTTGCCATACAGCGGCTAGATCCAGGTGTTCCGATTCCACAGCGAGCCCACGACGGTGACGCAGGTGTCGATCTCTGTAGCACCACCGATGTCACGATCGAGCCGGGGCGGCGTGTTCTCGTCGGGACAGGGGTAGCGATCGCGCTGCCCATGGGCACTGTCGGTCTGGTCCATCCACGGTCTGGGCTGGCTGCCAAGTCGGGTCTGTCCGTGGTCAACACGCCGGGAACCATCGACGCCGGATACCGAGGCGAGATCAAGGTGTGCTTGATCAATCACGACCTCGATGTCCCGATCGAAATCCGCCGGGGCGACCGGATCGCGCAGCTGGTCGTGCAGCGAGTGGAATTGGTGTCGTTCGTCGAGGTGGACTTCCTGGATGACACCACTCGCGGCAGTGACGGTCACGGGTCGAGCGGAGGCCACGCGAGCCTCTTCGGCCATAGAGAAGGAGCCTGA
- a CDS encoding cation:proton antiporter produces MNTTTLALIELGAVFFALGLLGRLAARIGMSPIPFYLVGGLCFGNGGFLQLGDIDEFSHLASEIGVVLLLLLLGLEYTASELVTGLRRSWMAGVVDIVLNAAPGAIVALVLGWGATGAFVLAGVTYISSSGIIAKVLSDLGRLGNRETPVVLSILVFEDLAMAVYLPILTTLLAGVSFLGGLTALGISLIAVSVVLVVALRYGRYVSALLDSPDSETLLLKLLGAALLVAGIASALQVSAAVGAFLLGIAISGSTAHNASRVLEPLRDLFAAMFFVVFGLNTDPGEIPPVLGWAILLAVVTTLTKMATGMWAAKQQGVARLGRARAGAALIARGEFSIVIAGLAVAAGAVEGRLAALATAYVLLMAIIGPVAARVVEPMANAWVRVRVRTSA; encoded by the coding sequence GTGAATACGACTACGCTCGCGCTCATCGAACTGGGCGCGGTATTTTTCGCGCTCGGGTTGCTCGGCCGTCTGGCAGCTCGGATCGGTATGTCGCCGATACCGTTCTACCTGGTCGGCGGACTGTGCTTCGGCAATGGTGGGTTCCTACAACTCGGTGACATCGACGAATTCAGCCATCTGGCGAGTGAGATCGGGGTGGTGCTGCTCCTGCTCCTACTCGGACTCGAGTACACGGCATCCGAACTCGTCACCGGACTACGCCGGTCGTGGATGGCAGGTGTGGTGGATATCGTCCTCAACGCAGCACCAGGTGCGATCGTGGCACTGGTGCTGGGGTGGGGTGCAACCGGCGCTTTCGTTCTGGCGGGTGTCACCTACATATCCTCCTCGGGAATCATCGCAAAGGTGCTGAGCGACCTCGGTCGCCTGGGCAACCGCGAAACCCCGGTCGTGCTCTCGATTCTCGTATTCGAGGATCTTGCGATGGCTGTGTACTTGCCGATCCTGACCACTTTGCTCGCCGGTGTGAGTTTCCTGGGCGGTCTTACGGCTTTGGGCATCTCTCTGATCGCTGTTTCGGTGGTTCTCGTCGTTGCGCTGCGCTACGGGCGGTATGTCTCCGCACTACTGGACAGCCCCGACAGCGAGACGTTGTTGTTGAAGCTTCTGGGTGCTGCGCTGCTTGTGGCAGGCATCGCCTCAGCCTTGCAGGTTTCGGCGGCGGTCGGGGCATTCCTTCTGGGTATCGCGATCTCCGGATCGACTGCCCACAATGCCAGCCGTGTCCTCGAGCCTCTCCGTGACCTGTTCGCAGCGATGTTCTTCGTCGTGTTCGGACTCAACACCGATCCTGGTGAAATCCCGCCGGTGCTCGGTTGGGCGATATTGCTGGCGGTGGTGACGACACTCACCAAGATGGCCACGGGCATGTGGGCGGCGAAGCAGCAAGGTGTCGCTCGGCTGGGTCGAGCCAGAGCGGGCGCCGCACTGATCGCCCGCGGAGAGTTTTCCATCGTGATCGCCGGCCTGGCTGTAGCGGCAGGCGCGGTCGAGGGACGGCTCGCGGCCCTAGCCACCGCCTATGTCCTTCTCATGGCCATCATCGGCCCGGTGGCAGCCCGGGTCGTCGAACCGATGGCCAACGCGTGGGTTCGGGTTCGGGTTCGCACCAGCGCGTAG
- the ppgK gene encoding polyphosphate--glucose phosphotransferase yields the protein MTNSGFGVDVGGSGVKGGTVDLESGELIGDRIKLPTPRPSTPHAVAATVAEIVRMAKWDGPVGITLPSVVTSGVARSAANIDEKWIGTDAYALFYDALGGRRITVLNDADAAGIAENTYGAGKDAKGVVILLTFGTGIGSAILHNGVLLPNTELGHMEVLGKDAEHIAASSVKDAKDLSYKEWAAEVSYVLSRFEDLLWPDLFIAGGGISRKHNKWIPHLTNRTPVVPAALLNTAGIVGAAIAVDTGIAP from the coding sequence ATGACCAACAGCGGGTTCGGTGTCGATGTAGGAGGCAGCGGCGTCAAGGGTGGCACAGTCGATCTCGAGAGCGGTGAGTTGATCGGAGACCGAATCAAACTCCCGACTCCCCGACCGTCCACACCGCACGCGGTCGCAGCGACGGTCGCCGAGATCGTCCGGATGGCGAAGTGGGATGGGCCAGTCGGTATCACGCTGCCGAGTGTGGTCACCAGCGGAGTCGCACGCTCCGCTGCGAATATCGACGAGAAGTGGATCGGAACGGACGCGTACGCCCTGTTCTACGATGCCCTCGGCGGTCGCCGGATCACAGTCCTCAACGACGCCGATGCCGCGGGGATCGCGGAGAACACTTACGGCGCGGGCAAGGATGCGAAGGGGGTAGTCATCCTGCTTACCTTCGGCACCGGCATCGGCTCGGCAATCCTCCACAACGGCGTCCTGCTACCCAACACCGAGCTCGGTCACATGGAAGTGCTGGGCAAGGATGCCGAGCACATAGCGGCATCCTCGGTAAAGGACGCCAAGGATTTGTCCTACAAGGAATGGGCTGCGGAGGTGTCCTACGTGCTGAGCCGGTTCGAAGACCTACTGTGGCCGGATCTGTTCATCGCAGGCGGCGGCATCAGTCGCAAACACAACAAGTGGATTCCTCATCTGACCAACAGGACACCCGTTGTACCTGCTGCGCTTCTCAATACGGCCGGGATAGTAGGCGCAGCTATTGCAGTCGACACGGGCATCGCTCCCTAA
- a CDS encoding cation:proton antiporter regulatory subunit, which yields MNVEVTALPGIGVRKDFVLASGRRIGVISHRDGRTDLIVSKPDDPDACEASLPLSTEEAAVLSNLLGAPQLVSQLEEEHRDLPGIQTKQLYITEDSRFDGRTLGDTAMRTRTGVSIVAVMRAGQVNPSPNPDFLLTSGDLLVAVGTAEGLAAAAKLLVGG from the coding sequence ATGAACGTTGAAGTGACGGCATTGCCGGGCATTGGGGTGCGGAAGGACTTCGTACTGGCTTCCGGTCGCCGTATCGGCGTCATCAGTCATCGCGACGGCCGAACCGACCTGATCGTGTCGAAGCCCGATGACCCTGACGCCTGCGAAGCTTCCTTGCCGTTGAGCACCGAGGAGGCGGCCGTGCTGAGCAACCTGTTGGGGGCTCCGCAGTTGGTATCCCAACTGGAAGAGGAACACCGGGACCTGCCCGGCATCCAGACCAAGCAGTTGTACATCACCGAAGATTCCCGGTTCGACGGCCGGACGCTCGGGGACACAGCCATGCGCACGCGGACAGGGGTCTCGATCGTCGCTGTCATGCGAGCGGGCCAGGTGAATCCGTCACCGAACCCCGACTTCTTGCTCACATCCGGCGATCTGCTGGTCGCCGTCGGAACGGCGGAAGGACTGGCCGCGGCAGCCAAGCTCCTGGTCGGCGGCTGA
- a CDS encoding RNA polymerase sigma factor, which produces MAATDTRQTTDSTSESGPGAPVTATAAGAAPATDNVPAKKAAAKKAPAKKAAAKKAPAKKAAAKKASTKKAAPSKSADGEDGQDEDSVGIEDIDITEGDLADVESDVVEVVAVGSDDETEEPSEKDKASGDFVWDEEESEALRQARKDAELTASADSVRAYLKQIGKVALLNAEEEVELAKRIEAGLYATQIMQEVAASGEKLPAAQRRDMSWICRDGNRAKNHLLEANLRLVVSLAKRYTGRGMAFLDLIQEGNLGLIRAVEKFDYTKGYKFSTYATWWIRQAITRAMADQARTIRIPVHMVEVINKLGRIQRELLQDLGREPTPEELAKEMDITPEKVLEIQQYAREPISLDQTIGDEGDSQLGDFIEDSEAVVAVDAVSFTLLQDQLQSVLDTLSEREAGVVRLRFGLTDGQPRTLDEIGQVYGVTRERIRQIESKTMSKLRHPSRSQVLRDYLD; this is translated from the coding sequence GTGGCAGCCACCGATACACGTCAGACTACTGATTCGACTTCGGAGTCAGGACCGGGAGCGCCAGTCACAGCGACAGCCGCCGGCGCCGCTCCGGCAACCGACAATGTTCCCGCCAAGAAGGCCGCAGCAAAGAAAGCTCCCGCCAAGAAGGCCGCAGCAAAGAAAGCTCCCGCCAAGAAGGCCGCAGCAAAGAAGGCTTCCACCAAGAAGGCCGCGCCGAGCAAGTCTGCAGATGGCGAGGACGGCCAGGACGAAGACTCCGTTGGCATAGAAGACATCGACATCACCGAGGGTGACTTGGCCGACGTCGAATCGGATGTCGTCGAGGTGGTCGCGGTCGGCTCGGACGACGAAACCGAGGAGCCGTCCGAGAAGGACAAGGCCTCCGGGGACTTCGTCTGGGACGAGGAAGAATCCGAGGCGCTGCGCCAGGCCCGCAAGGACGCCGAACTCACCGCGTCTGCGGACTCGGTACGCGCATACCTCAAGCAGATCGGCAAAGTTGCACTCCTCAACGCCGAAGAGGAGGTCGAACTCGCCAAGCGCATCGAGGCCGGGCTCTACGCGACCCAGATCATGCAGGAAGTCGCAGCATCCGGTGAGAAACTCCCCGCTGCCCAGCGCCGGGATATGAGTTGGATCTGCCGTGACGGAAACCGTGCCAAGAATCACCTACTCGAAGCCAACCTCCGCCTCGTCGTGTCACTGGCCAAGCGCTATACCGGACGGGGCATGGCCTTCCTCGACTTGATCCAGGAAGGCAATCTGGGCCTCATCCGCGCCGTCGAGAAGTTCGACTACACCAAGGGTTACAAGTTCTCGACCTACGCCACGTGGTGGATCCGTCAGGCCATCACCCGCGCCATGGCCGACCAGGCCCGCACCATTCGCATTCCGGTGCACATGGTGGAGGTCATCAACAAGCTCGGACGCATCCAGCGCGAACTGTTGCAGGATCTGGGCCGTGAACCCACGCCCGAAGAGCTCGCCAAGGAAATGGATATCACGCCCGAGAAGGTGCTCGAGATCCAGCAGTACGCGCGCGAGCCGATCTCGCTGGACCAAACCATCGGCGACGAAGGCGACAGCCAACTCGGCGACTTCATCGAGGACTCCGAAGCAGTCGTCGCGGTCGACGCCGTGTCCTTCACTTTGTTGCAAGATCAGTTGCAATCGGTGCTCGATACGCTCTCCGAGCGTGAAGCCGGCGTGGTGCGACTGCGCTTCGGCCTGACCGATGGACAGCCGCGTACCTTGGATGAGATCGGTCAGGTCTACGGAGTGACGCGTGAGCGCATCCGTCAGATCGAATCCAAGACCATGTCGAAACTCCGCCACCCGTCCCGGTCGCAGGTGCTACGCGACTACCTGGACTGA
- a CDS encoding inositol monophosphatase family protein, producing MDAAGSRDTTQGFGDTEAQRLRDVAVAVAQEAAAHVRSRRPEVFGTVGKVVAHGSSVASKSTPTDPVTVVDTESEQLIRDRLATLRPGDAILGEETGGAGDSVAGLRWVVDPIDGTVNFLYGVPTYAVSVAAQIDGVSVAGAVVDVAAQATYAAARGYGATLTTVEGRIGGLRCNPVTDVSMALLATGFGYGTARRKAQGALIGEILPRVRDIRRIGSASLDLCMVASGRADAYFEHGLGPWDWAAGSLIATEAGARVRIPSPRSSSADGDLVVAAAPGIADELDALFTEVGADDPIRET from the coding sequence GTGGACGCAGCAGGGAGTCGAGACACCACGCAGGGCTTCGGAGACACTGAGGCGCAACGACTACGCGACGTCGCCGTTGCAGTGGCGCAGGAGGCGGCCGCTCACGTCAGGTCAAGGCGCCCCGAGGTGTTCGGAACCGTAGGGAAAGTGGTGGCACACGGCAGTTCCGTAGCGTCGAAGAGCACCCCCACCGATCCGGTTACGGTGGTCGACACCGAGAGCGAACAACTCATCCGCGACCGTCTCGCGACTCTTCGGCCTGGCGATGCGATCCTCGGTGAGGAGACCGGCGGAGCGGGGGATTCCGTCGCCGGACTCCGATGGGTGGTCGATCCGATCGACGGAACGGTGAACTTTCTGTACGGAGTGCCCACATACGCGGTCTCTGTGGCTGCGCAGATCGACGGAGTGTCGGTTGCCGGGGCCGTGGTCGACGTGGCAGCCCAGGCGACGTATGCGGCGGCACGAGGCTACGGGGCAACACTCACCACTGTCGAGGGCCGGATAGGGGGCCTGCGGTGCAACCCGGTCACGGATGTGTCGATGGCTCTGCTGGCAACCGGATTCGGGTACGGGACCGCGCGGCGCAAAGCGCAGGGTGCACTCATCGGCGAAATCCTCCCCCGGGTACGGGACATTCGCCGGATCGGCTCGGCTTCCCTCGACCTGTGCATGGTCGCGTCCGGCCGGGCCGACGCGTACTTCGAACACGGGTTGGGCCCATGGGACTGGGCCGCTGGATCGCTCATCGCCACCGAGGCAGGCGCTCGCGTGCGCATTCCCTCCCCGCGCTCATCGAGTGCGGACGGTGACCTGGTGGTGGCCGCTGCCCCCGGGATCGCCGACGAACTGGACGCATTGTTCACCGAGGTCGGGGCTGACGACCCGATCCGGGAGACCTGA
- a CDS encoding alpha/beta fold hydrolase, with protein sequence MPLDFRPTMALMLPGTGSDADFVTRAFTEPLASRGIATVAVEPDPRRVVAGYLDALDAAAEHERIIIGGVSIGAAVALQWASANPDRVVGVLAALPAWTGAAADAPAAAGARFTAARLRADGIEKVTAEMIASSPPWLGVELAKSWRSQWPHLPSALDEAAEYRAPGVEDLEGINVPVGIVAATDDAVHPLEVAHTWAGRLPQSNLVTVSLDQIGADPATLGRESLRALSSMLP encoded by the coding sequence ATGCCCCTCGATTTCCGGCCAACTATGGCCTTGATGCTCCCCGGTACGGGATCCGACGCCGACTTCGTCACCCGCGCATTCACCGAACCCCTCGCAAGCCGCGGAATCGCCACAGTGGCCGTCGAACCCGACCCCCGGCGTGTCGTCGCGGGCTACCTCGATGCCCTCGACGCTGCGGCGGAGCACGAACGCATCATCATCGGCGGTGTGTCGATCGGGGCTGCGGTGGCGCTGCAATGGGCGAGCGCCAATCCCGACCGCGTCGTGGGCGTCCTCGCCGCGCTTCCGGCGTGGACAGGCGCCGCCGCCGACGCACCCGCCGCCGCCGGTGCACGGTTCACCGCAGCCAGACTGAGAGCAGACGGAATCGAGAAGGTGACCGCGGAGATGATCGCATCGAGCCCGCCCTGGCTCGGAGTGGAGCTTGCCAAGTCATGGCGATCACAATGGCCGCACCTTCCCAGTGCGCTCGACGAAGCCGCCGAGTACCGAGCGCCTGGCGTGGAGGATCTCGAAGGCATCAACGTGCCCGTCGGGATCGTCGCCGCCACCGACGATGCCGTCCACCCTCTCGAGGTGGCGCACACCTGGGCCGGGCGGCTACCTCAGTCGAACCTGGTCACGGTCTCGCTCGACCAGATCGGCGCAGACCCCGCGACCCTGGGGCGCGAGAGCCTCAGGGCGCTGAGTTCAATGCTGCCCTGA
- a CDS encoding DUF3710 domain-containing protein, whose product MIRRRKKKSRDDSDASAPAPEAEIETGETESEAGLDAYDEVGEADGGPYDIEDLDPDDDVNVGEIGTRLDLGSVLVPMPPGTQLQVEMAPNGSPQAVHLVTQHGRITVAAYAAPKSPGQWREVAGDLAESLRGDNAAVSVENGPWGREVVAVTPNADLRFIGVDGYRWMVRCVVAGPSGGNTVDSELAAAARAILRDSVVKRGTEPHPVRTPLPVVLPEVLAKQLAAAHQQQLAQQQGVAAQQAPQQQAAGGAVGGSSASAETPQGGVAGPQQRRGESGSAMQQLGR is encoded by the coding sequence ATGATCAGACGACGGAAGAAGAAATCCAGGGACGACTCCGACGCGTCCGCACCGGCACCCGAGGCGGAAATCGAGACTGGTGAAACGGAATCCGAGGCGGGGCTCGATGCCTACGACGAGGTCGGCGAGGCCGATGGAGGCCCCTACGACATAGAAGACCTGGATCCGGACGACGATGTCAACGTCGGCGAGATCGGTACTCGCCTCGATTTGGGTTCGGTCCTCGTCCCCATGCCGCCCGGCACCCAGTTACAGGTCGAGATGGCGCCCAACGGTTCACCACAGGCCGTCCACCTCGTCACACAGCACGGGCGAATCACCGTCGCGGCATACGCCGCTCCGAAATCCCCGGGTCAGTGGAGGGAAGTCGCGGGCGACCTGGCCGAATCGCTGCGAGGCGACAATGCGGCGGTGAGCGTCGAGAACGGACCCTGGGGTCGAGAGGTCGTTGCGGTCACACCCAACGCAGACCTGCGATTCATCGGTGTCGACGGCTACCGATGGATGGTCCGTTGCGTGGTGGCGGGCCCGAGCGGCGGCAACACCGTAGATTCGGAACTCGCTGCGGCCGCGAGAGCGATTCTGCGTGACAGTGTCGTCAAACGTGGAACCGAACCGCACCCGGTCCGGACGCCGCTGCCGGTCGTCCTGCCCGAGGTTCTGGCGAAGCAACTGGCCGCGGCCCACCAGCAGCAGTTGGCGCAGCAGCAAGGTGTCGCTGCGCAGCAGGCTCCTCAGCAGCAGGCCGCCGGCGGTGCCGTGGGTGGGTCCTCCGCATCAGCCGAAACGCCGCAAGGCGGCGTAGCCGGGCCACAGCAGCGTCGTGGCGAATCCGGTTCGGCGATGCAGCAGCTGGGCCGCTGA
- a CDS encoding DUF7455 domain-containing protein: protein MPGTLTSPSLTAADRCDRCGAGARVRAVLPAGGELLFCGHHANEHADRLREMNATIETEAETAI, encoded by the coding sequence ATGCCCGGAACACTGACCAGCCCCTCATTGACCGCAGCCGACCGGTGCGACCGGTGCGGTGCCGGAGCACGCGTTCGCGCAGTGCTTCCGGCGGGAGGCGAACTGCTCTTCTGCGGTCACCACGCCAATGAGCACGCAGATCGACTTCGCGAAATGAACGCCACGATCGAAACCGAAGCCGAGACAGCAATCTGA
- a CDS encoding DUF3093 domain-containing protein, translating to MSETSRPEAVPTENTHSTLYSERLWVPVWWWAVGLFVAGLLAAEVHMGAPGLRAWLPYVLLLPLPVWALISLSRLRVEVVDEPNGVHLRVGQAHLPVSVISRVAEVPGSAKSAALGRQLDPSAFVQHRVWVKSMVLIVLDDPEDPTPYWLVSTRRPAELLAAINRARQ from the coding sequence GTGTCAGAAACGTCCCGGCCCGAAGCCGTACCCACCGAGAACACCCATTCCACGCTGTACTCCGAGCGCCTGTGGGTGCCGGTGTGGTGGTGGGCTGTGGGCTTGTTCGTCGCCGGACTACTGGCCGCGGAGGTGCACATGGGGGCGCCGGGTCTGCGTGCGTGGTTGCCGTACGTCCTACTACTTCCGCTCCCGGTCTGGGCATTGATCTCACTGAGCCGACTCAGGGTCGAGGTCGTCGACGAACCGAACGGTGTCCACCTGAGGGTCGGGCAGGCACATCTGCCCGTGAGCGTCATCTCACGGGTGGCAGAGGTGCCCGGTTCAGCCAAGAGTGCAGCGCTCGGCCGCCAGCTCGACCCTTCCGCCTTCGTTCAGCACCGCGTGTGGGTCAAGTCGATGGTCCTCATCGTTCTCGATGACCCGGAGGATCCGACCCCCTACTGGCTGGTGAGTACTCGGCGGCCGGCCGAGTTGCTGGCCGCCATCAACCGCGCCCGCCAATAG
- the cei gene encoding envelope integrity protein Cei has translation MVSLITDGSPLDDKGRPFRRRRAMPMLVVFAVLALLGAALWTSILTEDEDSATTVACNPPPPPTQPADSASTRPTLGEQVDPSTVLDVEPATLADAKVRVFNANGEAGQATQVAAQLSDYGFASAPDVQVGNDPIYVDQNMQCHGQLRFGPSGIAAASALYLVVPCAELIEDSRTDDTVDLALGTYFRNISPNPDAEEVLRSLKEPPPGMQAPPLDIDLLNAARTAHC, from the coding sequence GTGGTTTCACTCATCACCGACGGCAGTCCGCTCGATGACAAGGGACGCCCGTTCCGGCGCCGGCGAGCGATGCCGATGCTCGTGGTGTTCGCGGTTCTTGCACTCCTCGGCGCCGCACTGTGGACAAGCATCCTCACCGAGGACGAGGATTCGGCCACTACAGTCGCGTGCAATCCGCCTCCCCCGCCCACACAGCCTGCCGATAGCGCATCGACGCGGCCCACACTAGGCGAACAGGTCGACCCCTCGACGGTGCTGGATGTTGAACCCGCCACCCTCGCTGATGCGAAGGTGCGCGTGTTCAACGCAAACGGCGAGGCCGGTCAGGCGACGCAGGTGGCCGCCCAGTTGAGTGACTACGGGTTCGCAAGCGCCCCCGACGTCCAGGTCGGCAACGACCCGATTTATGTCGACCAGAACATGCAGTGCCACGGGCAGCTGAGGTTCGGACCGAGCGGCATCGCTGCGGCAAGTGCCCTGTATCTCGTTGTACCGTGCGCCGAACTCATCGAGGATTCGCGCACGGACGACACCGTCGATCTCGCTCTGGGGACCTACTTCCGCAATATCTCACCGAACCCTGACGCCGAAGAGGTGCTGCGGTCTCTGAAGGAGCCACCGCCCGGAATGCAGGCCCCTCCTCTCGACATAGACCTGCTCAATGCAGCTCGCACGGCCCACTGCTGA